A genome region from Dethiobacter alkaliphilus AHT 1 includes the following:
- a CDS encoding DUF3786 domain-containing protein → MQYKQAYFDALRDFAAKDPAVMADLAGGRCIEDGRAIIIDYLGQHCTVTHPEGEVTVRDWPPLPHEELIIILQYLAGASGLPCREQWLSFLELPGGPHHFAPFQQEAIFPLAKALGDDSEKFLQAAETLGATKTDLGHVGAIIPAFPRLPLAFMIWLGDDEFPAKANILFDASSPTYLPTASLYMLGIAVSKRLLAAAGC, encoded by the coding sequence ATGCAGTACAAACAGGCTTATTTTGACGCGTTGCGTGATTTTGCGGCAAAGGATCCGGCGGTTATGGCCGATTTGGCCGGAGGCCGGTGTATAGAGGACGGGCGTGCTATTATTATTGATTATCTGGGACAGCACTGCACTGTGACCCATCCGGAGGGAGAAGTAACTGTCAGAGACTGGCCGCCCCTGCCCCATGAGGAACTGATAATTATTTTGCAGTATCTGGCCGGTGCAAGCGGTTTGCCCTGTCGGGAGCAGTGGTTATCTTTTCTGGAGCTGCCCGGGGGACCGCATCACTTTGCACCATTTCAGCAGGAGGCCATTTTCCCGCTGGCCAAAGCGTTAGGTGATGATTCTGAAAAGTTTTTGCAGGCTGCGGAAACATTGGGAGCCACGAAAACGGATCTGGGCCATGTCGGAGCCATAATTCCCGCCTTCCCCCGCCTGCCCTTAGCCTTTATGATCTGGCTGGGGGATGATGAATTTCCCGCCAAAGCCAATATTTTATTTGACGCTTCATCGCCCACATATCTGCCCACAGCTTCATTGTATATGCTGGGTATTGCTGTGTCTAAACGACTACTGGCCGCTGCCGGTTGTTAG
- a CDS encoding GGDEF domain-containing protein, which translates to MEIMGSLRRPSVVLLTFSMLLYAVPILIMVFIPEVVSGDGPAQDAGKQIMWWPYFIPSLALPYYWGKKGVRAVAIALAVPAVFFAVMPFSHLAFSGMRIQGAMVTGGSLILALCVGCLAESSLRSRRAAEAQNKQLKSLFEASELFAFSLDPQHVLEQCLAIIRKSLGFDYADVWLLEDEGKILRKAASNVPPVFGAADTFSVDFCLPGLALSSEEGVYIEDPLTDERITDKTWVNQLGHSSEAALPLIYQGEKLGVIILANMERYDFTPERRELLQTFANQMTLAIKNAKLYREMEKKALIDELTELYNHRYFQEMLDKELKRAQRENKPLSLLMMDLDNFKLYNDTFGHPEGDKLLRQFGQVLQTAVRESDLTARYGGDEFVVILPNTDEIGAQQLVARITEKISHHNFPGFSRMPGGQLSVSIGSATYPVSAKDKVELVKQADDQLYKIKETRRKMQRVSS; encoded by the coding sequence ATGGAGATTATGGGTAGTCTGCGACGTCCCTCTGTTGTCCTGCTCACTTTTTCTATGTTGTTGTACGCTGTTCCCATTTTGATAATGGTTTTTATACCCGAAGTTGTGTCCGGTGATGGGCCGGCTCAGGACGCGGGAAAGCAAATAATGTGGTGGCCCTATTTTATCCCTTCACTTGCCCTGCCATATTATTGGGGTAAAAAGGGAGTCCGGGCGGTGGCTATCGCCCTGGCTGTGCCGGCTGTTTTCTTTGCCGTAATGCCTTTTTCCCACCTGGCCTTTAGCGGTATGCGTATCCAGGGAGCAATGGTAACGGGCGGCTCTCTTATTTTGGCTCTTTGTGTGGGCTGCCTGGCGGAAAGTTCCCTCCGCTCCAGACGTGCCGCCGAAGCACAAAACAAGCAGTTAAAATCATTGTTTGAGGCCAGTGAGTTGTTTGCCTTTTCTCTGGATCCGCAGCATGTACTGGAGCAGTGCCTGGCCATTATCCGCAAAAGCCTGGGTTTTGACTATGCAGATGTCTGGCTTCTGGAAGATGAAGGGAAAATTTTGCGTAAAGCAGCCAGTAATGTGCCCCCTGTCTTCGGCGCTGCCGATACATTTTCGGTGGATTTTTGCCTGCCCGGGTTGGCCCTGTCCTCCGAAGAAGGCGTTTATATTGAGGATCCGTTAACTGATGAACGTATTACCGATAAGACCTGGGTTAATCAATTAGGCCACAGCTCTGAAGCTGCGCTGCCGCTGATTTATCAGGGTGAGAAGCTGGGAGTAATAATACTGGCTAATATGGAGCGTTATGATTTTACACCGGAGCGCCGTGAACTGTTGCAGACCTTTGCCAATCAGATGACCCTGGCCATTAAGAATGCCAAGCTGTACCGGGAGATGGAGAAAAAGGCTTTGATTGACGAGCTAACCGAATTATACAATCACCGTTATTTTCAGGAGATGCTGGACAAAGAATTAAAACGTGCCCAGCGGGAAAATAAACCACTTAGCCTGCTGATGATGGATTTGGATAACTTTAAGCTGTATAATGATACCTTTGGCCATCCCGAAGGAGATAAGCTGCTGCGGCAATTTGGACAGGTTTTGCAAACTGCGGTGCGGGAAAGCGATTTGACGGCCCGCTACGGTGGGGATGAATTTGTGGTGATTTTACCCAATACCGATGAGATTGGAGCGCAGCAGTTGGTGGCCAGGATTACAGAAAAAATCTCTCATCATAACTTCCCCGGTTTTTCCCGGATGCCAGGGGGACAATTGTCGGTTTCAATTGGCAGCGCCACTTATCCGGTTTCAGCAAAAGATAAGGTGGAGCTGGTAAAGCAAGCCGACGATCAGCTGTATAAGATAAAAGAAACAAGGCGGAAAATGCAAAGAGTATCATCATAA
- a CDS encoding SIR2 family NAD-dependent protein deacylase produces the protein MPLPESIKKAARLLSSANYAVVLTGAGISTESGIPDFRSPGTGLWEKEDPEDFTIDSFQRDPHSFYRRIHPLLKVIDKAEPNPGHTALADLETSGIIKSLITQNVDGLHQKAGSKNVLEVHGSFQTGTCHDCRKKSGLADLNLLLTAGKDPDCPHCGGNTVKPDVTLFGEEMPPDFQLAHREALKCDCMLVVGSSLQVAPVGFLPRYAKNLLIINRGSTPYDDHAQVVIREGSGQVLTDIIAEIENL, from the coding sequence TTGCCATTACCTGAATCCATTAAAAAAGCAGCCCGGCTGCTTAGCTCGGCAAATTATGCTGTGGTTCTTACCGGTGCGGGAATATCCACCGAAAGCGGCATCCCCGATTTTCGCAGCCCCGGTACCGGTCTTTGGGAAAAAGAAGATCCGGAAGACTTTACCATAGATAGTTTCCAGCGCGATCCCCACTCTTTTTATCGCAGGATACATCCGTTACTAAAGGTCATTGATAAAGCGGAGCCCAACCCCGGCCACACAGCATTGGCCGACTTGGAAACCAGCGGAATCATTAAGTCCCTAATTACCCAAAACGTAGATGGGCTCCACCAGAAAGCCGGTTCTAAAAACGTGCTGGAAGTGCATGGGTCATTTCAGACCGGGACCTGCCATGATTGCCGTAAAAAAAGTGGACTGGCAGATTTGAACCTGCTTTTAACAGCAGGTAAGGACCCGGACTGCCCGCATTGCGGCGGCAACACTGTAAAGCCGGATGTTACTTTGTTTGGTGAAGAGATGCCCCCTGACTTTCAGTTGGCTCACCGGGAGGCTCTAAAGTGTGACTGTATGCTGGTGGTGGGATCGAGCCTTCAGGTAGCGCCGGTGGGGTTTCTGCCGCGGTATGCCAAAAACCTACTGATAATTAATAGAGGGTCCACTCCTTACGATGATCATGCCCAGGTTGTAATTCGCGAAGGGTCCGGCCAGGTCCTGACTGATATAATAGCTGAAATTGAAAACCTGTAA
- a CDS encoding late competence development ComFB family protein — translation MQIELRNLMEELVFQRLDEILASEQSDVCRCESCRMDIAAVALNELPSRYVVTQRGATYSKAEVLQIQRYVDVVAAVNKAVNLVRKNPRHEPNN, via the coding sequence ATGCAAATAGAACTCCGGAACCTGATGGAGGAGTTGGTTTTTCAGCGACTTGATGAAATACTGGCTTCTGAACAAAGTGATGTTTGCAGATGTGAGTCCTGTCGGATGGATATTGCAGCAGTGGCATTAAATGAACTGCCATCACGCTATGTAGTGACACAGAGAGGTGCTACCTACTCTAAAGCTGAAGTTTTGCAAATTCAACGCTATGTGGATGTGGTGGCAGCGGTAAATAAAGCGGTTAATCTGGTCCGCAAAAACCCACGACATGAGCCCAATAACTGA